One region of Termitidicoccus mucosus genomic DNA includes:
- a CDS encoding DEAD/DEAH box helicase: MQPHGPKRIYTPQSLEFWFEKLESDWARFFSAGQLDEGRRIYRDGEVRELELTDKDAIIHRRIQKKDEYAVIEWENGRLHVRSSSTDQDLAKALAIAGLHEIEELVCDEVSPLPLEITDLPAAGPADAAPPGPGVSGNGAAPASSAPAGAPAAKPSSLASGPARPLLLVFTIQPAGLAFEAFWQNPDGIRIPALGQAASDAAKSLPAITSAERARLIGLAAYSRKAHFSYDQKTGVYLLGSIGALPDFLRAILPAWKRLFAIEIADDVALLLDGPRTLEIEAVASTRPAGKAAPGAGGAQPGGALDLRWIFKAGERLLSDEEAALVARRGAQPTLLPGIGIVTLAPERAETFDQWQRNLSDIGGPGSASPSPYLVFSLFNDARLKLVLSPELEAWRQRVLTPPALSPAPPPAAGLPALLRPYQRRGVEWMRHLADNDCHGLLADEMGLGKTLQVLSLLASRPVPDKPSLIVCPASVVPVWQEEIAQFFPQFTVEVLKNTHDFAVRPQTGLWSGGVLWLASYAQLRRHREQLDATEFAYAVLDEGQFIKNPDAKTTKTCFAIRAAHRIVLSGTPLENRQLDLWSIFRYLLPGLLGTRAAFEAALAADREGTLARIRAQIAPFILRRTKREVATELPQKVEMELLCPLTDVQRAEYARICSEGLERLGDDMNTALRKRSFGFLALLTRLRQICCDPDMVPWLDTPVSDSGKIKLLVEKLAEIISGGHKVVIFSQFVMLLERVHEALAAAYPDLPRFEITGMTADRLKPVQAFQSAAGPAAFLVSLKAGGTGITLHAADYIFLLDPWWNPAVEEQAIDRVHRIGQTSTVFVYRMVTAGTIEERIQALKETKRDLFEKLVGGLGGDFDLTQHFSSLRDLLQLTTNEVVDPEAEFATI, encoded by the coding sequence ATGCAACCGCACGGCCCAAAGCGCATCTACACCCCGCAGTCGCTTGAGTTCTGGTTTGAAAAACTGGAATCGGACTGGGCGCGATTTTTCAGCGCCGGCCAGCTCGACGAGGGACGCCGGATTTATCGCGACGGCGAAGTGCGCGAACTGGAGCTGACCGACAAGGACGCCATCATCCACCGCCGCATCCAGAAAAAGGACGAATACGCCGTCATCGAGTGGGAAAACGGCCGGCTCCACGTCCGCTCCTCCAGCACCGACCAAGACTTGGCCAAGGCGCTCGCCATCGCCGGCCTGCACGAAATCGAGGAGCTGGTTTGTGACGAGGTCTCCCCGCTTCCGCTCGAAATCACCGACTTGCCCGCCGCCGGACCCGCCGACGCCGCGCCGCCCGGCCCGGGCGTGTCCGGAAATGGCGCCGCCCCGGCCTCATCCGCCCCGGCCGGTGCGCCCGCCGCCAAACCCTCCTCCCTTGCGTCCGGCCCGGCGCGCCCGCTTCTGCTCGTTTTCACCATCCAGCCCGCCGGGCTCGCCTTCGAGGCCTTCTGGCAGAATCCCGACGGCATCCGCATCCCGGCGCTCGGGCAGGCCGCGTCCGACGCCGCGAAATCCCTGCCCGCCATCACATCGGCCGAACGCGCCCGCCTCATCGGCCTCGCCGCCTACTCGCGCAAGGCGCATTTTTCCTACGACCAGAAAACCGGCGTCTATCTGCTCGGCTCCATCGGCGCGCTCCCCGATTTTCTCCGGGCCATCCTCCCCGCTTGGAAACGCCTTTTCGCCATCGAAATCGCCGACGACGTCGCGCTCCTCCTCGACGGCCCGCGCACCTTGGAAATCGAGGCAGTCGCCTCCACGCGCCCGGCCGGAAAAGCCGCCCCCGGCGCGGGCGGCGCCCAGCCCGGCGGCGCGCTCGACCTGCGCTGGATTTTCAAGGCCGGCGAACGCCTCCTTTCCGACGAGGAGGCCGCGCTCGTCGCCCGGCGCGGCGCCCAGCCCACGCTGCTGCCCGGCATCGGCATCGTCACGCTCGCGCCCGAGCGCGCCGAGACCTTCGACCAGTGGCAGCGCAACCTCTCCGACATCGGCGGCCCCGGCAGCGCGTCACCTTCGCCCTACCTCGTCTTTTCGCTCTTCAACGACGCCCGCCTCAAGCTCGTCCTCTCGCCCGAACTCGAAGCCTGGCGCCAGCGCGTCCTCACGCCGCCCGCCCTTTCCCCCGCGCCGCCGCCCGCGGCCGGGCTCCCCGCGCTGCTCCGCCCCTACCAGCGCCGCGGCGTGGAATGGATGCGCCATCTGGCCGACAACGACTGCCACGGCCTGCTTGCCGACGAGATGGGCCTGGGCAAAACCCTCCAGGTCCTCTCGCTGCTCGCCTCCCGCCCCGTGCCGGACAAACCCTCGCTCATCGTCTGCCCCGCGAGCGTCGTTCCGGTCTGGCAGGAGGAAATCGCGCAGTTTTTCCCGCAGTTCACCGTCGAGGTGCTGAAAAACACGCACGACTTCGCGGTCCGTCCCCAAACCGGCCTCTGGTCCGGCGGCGTGCTCTGGCTCGCCAGCTACGCGCAACTCCGCCGCCATCGCGAACAGCTCGACGCCACCGAGTTCGCCTACGCCGTGCTCGACGAAGGCCAGTTCATCAAGAACCCCGACGCCAAGACCACCAAGACCTGCTTCGCCATCCGCGCCGCGCACCGCATCGTCCTCTCCGGCACGCCGCTTGAGAACCGCCAGCTCGACCTCTGGTCGATCTTCCGCTACCTGCTGCCCGGCCTGCTCGGCACCCGCGCCGCCTTCGAGGCCGCGCTCGCCGCCGACCGCGAAGGCACGCTCGCCCGCATCCGCGCGCAAATCGCCCCCTTCATCCTCCGCCGCACCAAGCGCGAGGTCGCCACCGAGCTTCCGCAGAAAGTCGAGATGGAGCTCCTCTGCCCGCTCACCGACGTGCAGCGCGCCGAATACGCCCGCATTTGCTCCGAGGGGCTCGAACGCCTCGGCGACGACATGAACACCGCGCTCCGCAAGCGCAGCTTCGGCTTCCTCGCCCTGCTCACCCGCCTGCGCCAGATTTGCTGCGACCCCGACATGGTCCCGTGGCTCGACACACCCGTTTCCGACTCGGGCAAAATCAAGCTCCTCGTCGAGAAACTCGCCGAGATCATCAGCGGCGGGCACAAGGTCGTCATCTTCTCCCAATTCGTCATGCTCCTCGAGCGCGTGCACGAGGCGCTCGCCGCTGCGTATCCCGACCTGCCGCGCTTCGAGATCACGGGCATGACCGCCGACCGCCTCAAGCCCGTGCAGGCCTTCCAAAGCGCCGCCGGCCCCGCGGCGTTTCTCGTCTCGCTCAAGGCCGGCGGGACCGGCATCACGCTGCACGCCGCCGACTACATTTTCCTGCTCGACCCCTGGTGGAACCCGGCGGTCGAGGAGCAGGCCATCGACCGCGTGCACCGCATCGGCCAGACGAGCACGGTGTTTGTCTACCGCATGGTCACGGCCGGCACGATCGAGGAGCGCATCCAGGCGTTGAAGGAGACGAAGCGCGACCTGTTCGAAAAACTCGTCGGCGGTCTCGGCGGCGACTTCGACCTCACCCAGCATTTCTCCTCCCTGCGCGACCTCCTCCAGCTCACGACCAACGAGGTCGTCGATCCCGAGGCCGAGTTCGCGACAATCTGA
- a CDS encoding LptA/OstA family protein, translating to MNPSLSPSARHRSFVAQASCLPSKQKARSAAGFILFPRECRASPDKTTTAGRDACATIPRLAAAIIALLLAPFLSPALPAQTPPPAAPPAASGEETVITSDTLEMWTTSEGITHAILTGSVKAAATNMRLTCDRLELTATNIGDKTATIGNFEKLQRLLAIGSVNIVQGEREATCGRAELLPREDKVILTENPVVIDHANGSRATGDPVILRRGERRVEGKNVRITFPPIRDLGFDKDQPPPAPAAPASDK from the coding sequence ATGAATCCGTCCCTCTCTCCATCCGCGCGGCACCGTTCCTTCGTAGCGCAGGCATCCTGCCTGCCGTCAAAACAGAAGGCGCGAAGCGCCGCTGGCTTTATTCTTTTTCCAAGAGAATGCCGCGCTTCGCCCGATAAGACAACGACGGCAGGCAGGGATGCCTGCGCTACGATTCCACGCCTGGCCGCCGCCATCATCGCTCTCCTCCTTGCGCCTTTTCTTTCGCCCGCGCTCCCCGCGCAAACCCCGCCGCCCGCCGCCCCGCCTGCCGCGTCCGGGGAGGAAACCGTCATCACCAGCGACACCCTCGAGATGTGGACGACCTCCGAAGGCATCACCCACGCCATCCTCACCGGCAGCGTGAAGGCCGCCGCCACGAACATGCGCCTCACCTGCGACCGCCTCGAACTCACCGCCACCAACATCGGGGACAAGACCGCCACCATCGGCAACTTCGAGAAACTCCAGCGCCTCCTCGCCATCGGCAGCGTCAACATCGTCCAGGGCGAACGCGAGGCCACCTGCGGCCGCGCCGAACTGCTCCCGCGCGAGGACAAGGTCATCCTCACCGAAAATCCCGTCGTCATCGACCACGCCAACGGCTCCCGCGCCACCGGCGACCCCGTCATCCTCCGCCGGGGCGAACGCCGCGTCGAAGGCAAAAACGTCCGCATCACCTTTCCCCCGATCCGCGACCTCGGCTTCGACAAGGACCAGCCGCCGCCGGCGCCCGCGGCGCCGGCAAGTGACAAGTGA
- a CDS encoding KdsC family phosphatase, with the protein MAPKTPIPPAAWSRIALFAMDVDGILTDGTIHVSADGTETKTFSVLDGLGLVRLAAAGVVTAWISGRHSGATTVRGAELKIPHLVQGKNDKLSVLCELAAQHRLDASQIAYMGDDDIDAPAIAWAGIGVSVPTAMPSALAAAGYVTARPAGLGAVREICDLILASRHDTGNGK; encoded by the coding sequence GTGGCTCCCAAAACACCAATTCCACCCGCCGCCTGGTCACGCATCGCCCTCTTTGCGATGGATGTCGATGGCATCCTCACCGACGGCACCATCCATGTCTCCGCCGACGGCACCGAGACCAAGACCTTCAGCGTGCTCGACGGCCTCGGGCTCGTCCGCCTCGCCGCCGCCGGCGTGGTCACCGCCTGGATCTCCGGCCGCCACTCCGGCGCGACCACCGTGCGCGGCGCCGAACTCAAAATCCCGCACCTTGTCCAAGGCAAAAACGACAAACTCTCCGTCCTTTGCGAACTCGCCGCGCAGCACCGGCTCGACGCCTCGCAAATCGCCTACATGGGCGACGACGACATCGACGCCCCCGCCATCGCGTGGGCCGGCATCGGCGTCAGCGTCCCCACCGCGATGCCCTCTGCGCTCGCCGCCGCCGGCTATGTCACCGCCCGGCCCGCCGGTCTCGGCGCCGTCCGCGAAATATGTGATCTCATCCTCGCTTCGCGTCACGACACGGGGAATGGAAAATGA
- the lptB gene encoding LPS export ABC transporter ATP-binding protein, producing MSDTPPITATPAPAAALGDAIPPSAEIRTESLVKTYGRRNVVDGVDINIHAGEVVGLLGPNGAGKTTTFYMIVGLVPATGGRVLLDGRDATRLRMHERARHGVGYLPQEASIFRKLTVEDNILAIVETLGIPRRERAARVRHHLEELHLTHVAKQRAYTLSGGERRRLEIARALVTRPKFLLMDEPFAGVDPISVADVQKMILALKQRGIGILITDHQVRETLRIVDRAYIIHKGKVLTAGTSAYLINDPQAREFYLGKDFNL from the coding sequence ATGAGCGACACGCCTCCCATCACCGCCACGCCCGCACCCGCCGCCGCACTCGGCGACGCCATTCCGCCTTCCGCCGAGATCCGCACCGAATCCCTCGTCAAAACCTACGGCCGCCGCAACGTCGTCGATGGCGTTGACATCAACATCCACGCCGGCGAGGTCGTCGGCCTCCTCGGCCCCAACGGAGCCGGCAAGACCACCACCTTCTACATGATCGTCGGCCTCGTGCCCGCCACCGGCGGACGCGTCCTGCTCGACGGCCGCGACGCCACCCGCCTGCGCATGCACGAACGCGCCCGCCACGGCGTCGGCTACCTCCCGCAGGAAGCCTCCATCTTCCGCAAGCTCACCGTCGAGGACAACATCCTCGCCATCGTCGAGACCCTCGGCATCCCGCGCCGCGAACGCGCCGCCCGCGTCCGCCATCACCTTGAGGAACTCCACCTCACGCACGTCGCCAAGCAACGCGCCTACACGCTCTCCGGCGGCGAGCGCCGCCGTCTCGAAATCGCCCGCGCCCTCGTCACCCGCCCGAAATTCCTCCTCATGGACGAGCCCTTCGCCGGCGTCGATCCCATCTCCGTCGCCGACGTGCAAAAGATGATCCTCGCCCTCAAGCAGCGCGGCATCGGCATCCTCATCACCGACCACCAGGTCCGCGAGACCCTGCGCATCGTTGACCGCGCCTACATCATCCACAAAGGCAAGGTCCTCACCGCCGGCACCAGCGCCTATCTCATCAACGACCCGCAGGCCCGCGAATTCTACCTCGGCAAGGACTTCAACCTTTGA
- a CDS encoding TonB-dependent receptor plug domain-containing protein: MRTNISDLGAAITVVTKQQMEDTASLDVNDIFRYEIGTEGSTSYTPQAPSMSSNGIADPIAGASFGNSMTASTNATANRVRGLGSPSFALNYYQTISQVPFDSYNAASFEINRGPNSMLFGMGSPAGIVNQSTAQAQLNKNNAQVQVRVDDRGSNRASLSFNKSLIDDKLAIYGALLYDDKQFERKPSYDISRRQYGTITYKPFKKSTLRASIEGYNNDNRRANNLTPIDGVSEWRKAGKPYYNALTQEIISGATGQVLGILAPSIDSRNAQAVIDRAAAMLPNGYSDLTALKRSKDDPNKITDLQYNGVSIFGTGALTSMNSILYVPGITFQNGRATMQIADGALQQWYKGVDRQVTGFDSKGKTYAFRTGFDDDSSGTPYVYDNPVWGMMYDRSNSESTLWTRQNAYSGILNMKYDTVTDSSIYDWKHVNIFQMNFGRQRNTNYNIELEQEILPNLLHFSAGWFRQDFDSMQSYTVAQMTTATLYVDTNKYYPDGTPNPYFEKAYAVDLEPDRMEDSQEVDQYRAMIAFTPDFTQNNNWTKWLGRHQILGLASYVDDVRTTIRRRLEYADGSRDGKLRYMNNPNVAGWNMESTTVRRYFYLSDSGDTVNKASGTFDADIITDSIRSYDYTTGEWKDEEMTMIWNAFAIGTDRWARKLTSYSGAWNGYLWDDRIIATAGVRRDINRTRGVSNAGMTNAEKWVDGYYQYGEVFKRWNDWNRLAGTTSTMGAVVKPFLHWEPIHKRSGDNLFWELVENLGFSYNKSDNFDAPSTTAVDLAGNVLPKPVGDGKDYGVQFSLFKGKLYARLNWYEATNNNAIMENASMTLERLWWHIDSTAYRSWLSNIYMLNNGVDPLADSEWKTKAATYCEVSDTAIPANVQAMQAWVVQQWGLGDWDYYRNLGGVIRGTSSTKAKGVELTVNYNPLLNWTIKVTASKNKTTYGNVMPEYDAWIAVRKPQWDSANAADLLVPGVREKYAGGEVIGADGSRIRLTSFWDSYGYYDTNANGEKGGTTITATNTSGWTSSEGYYNTVMVPYALMSKSLEGQIAPGQREYSATVVTNYAFDRGALKGWSIGGAQRYASKTIIGYYGKASGANTIPDPDDPTKQKELLDMVDVGRPVYDDPVWYTDIWIAYTCKIFSDKVRMKLQLNVADVFQDGELKPVAVNYDGKPYAYRIVDPRTFILTATFDF; this comes from the coding sequence ATGAGAACAAACATCTCGGACTTGGGTGCGGCGATCACAGTCGTCACCAAGCAGCAAATGGAGGATACCGCTTCGCTGGATGTGAATGATATCTTCCGCTACGAAATCGGCACGGAAGGTTCCACGAGTTACACGCCCCAGGCGCCGTCGATGAGTTCCAACGGCATAGCGGACCCGATTGCCGGTGCTTCATTTGGAAACTCTATGACGGCGTCCACCAACGCCACCGCCAACCGTGTCCGCGGCCTCGGCTCGCCCAGCTTCGCGCTGAATTATTATCAGACGATCTCCCAGGTGCCGTTCGACTCCTACAACGCCGCTTCTTTTGAAATCAACCGCGGCCCCAATTCCATGCTCTTCGGCATGGGCAGCCCGGCGGGCATCGTCAATCAAAGCACCGCCCAGGCCCAGCTAAACAAAAACAACGCGCAGGTGCAGGTCCGGGTGGATGACCGCGGTTCGAATCGCGCCAGCCTGTCCTTCAACAAGAGCCTGATCGACGACAAGCTCGCCATCTACGGCGCGCTTCTGTATGACGACAAGCAGTTCGAACGCAAACCCTCTTATGACATCTCGCGCCGCCAGTATGGCACCATCACCTACAAGCCCTTCAAAAAGAGCACGCTTCGCGCCAGCATTGAGGGTTATAACAATGACAACCGCCGTGCGAACAACCTCACCCCCATCGACGGCGTGAGCGAGTGGCGCAAGGCTGGCAAGCCGTATTACAACGCGCTCACCCAGGAGATCATCAGCGGTGCGACGGGGCAGGTGCTGGGCATTCTTGCGCCCTCGATCGACTCCCGCAACGCGCAGGCGGTCATAGACCGCGCGGCCGCCATGCTGCCCAATGGCTACAGCGATCTCACAGCATTAAAGAGAAGCAAGGACGATCCAAACAAGATCACCGACCTCCAATATAATGGCGTCTCCATCTTCGGCACGGGCGCCTTGACCAGCATGAACTCCATCCTCTACGTGCCGGGCATAACATTCCAAAACGGCCGCGCGACCATGCAAATCGCCGACGGGGCCCTGCAACAATGGTACAAAGGCGTGGACAGGCAGGTGACCGGTTTTGACAGCAAGGGCAAGACGTATGCGTTCAGGACCGGCTTTGACGACGATTCGAGCGGAACGCCTTACGTGTATGACAACCCTGTCTGGGGGATGATGTATGATCGCTCCAATTCGGAGTCCACCCTCTGGACCAGGCAAAACGCCTACAGCGGCATCCTCAATATGAAATACGATACCGTGACGGACTCGTCCATTTACGACTGGAAGCATGTGAACATTTTCCAGATGAATTTCGGCAGGCAGCGGAACACCAATTACAATATCGAATTGGAGCAGGAGATTCTTCCCAATCTGCTCCATTTCAGCGCCGGCTGGTTCCGCCAGGATTTCGATTCGATGCAGAGCTACACGGTGGCCCAAATGACCACCGCCACCCTCTATGTGGACACCAACAAGTATTATCCGGATGGCACCCCAAATCCCTACTTCGAGAAAGCCTATGCGGTGGACCTGGAGCCCGACCGCATGGAAGACTCCCAAGAGGTTGACCAGTATCGCGCCATGATTGCCTTCACGCCTGACTTCACCCAAAACAACAACTGGACCAAATGGCTCGGGCGCCACCAAATCCTCGGCCTGGCCTCCTATGTGGACGACGTGCGCACCACCATTCGCCGGCGCCTGGAATACGCCGATGGATCAAGGGACGGAAAACTCCGCTATATGAACAACCCAAACGTGGCGGGATGGAACATGGAAAGCACCACTGTCCGCCGTTATTTCTACCTCTCCGACTCGGGAGACACCGTGAACAAAGCCTCGGGCACGTTTGACGCCGACATCATCACCGATTCGATCAGGAGTTACGACTACACCACGGGGGAGTGGAAGGATGAGGAGATGACCATGATCTGGAATGCCTTCGCCATCGGGACCGATCGGTGGGCTCGCAAACTCACCTCCTACAGCGGGGCTTGGAACGGGTATTTGTGGGATGACCGGATCATCGCCACCGCGGGTGTCCGGCGCGACATCAACCGCACCCGCGGCGTCAGCAACGCGGGAATGACGAACGCTGAAAAATGGGTTGATGGCTATTACCAATACGGGGAAGTCTTTAAACGCTGGAATGACTGGAACAGGCTGGCCGGGACCACCTCCACCATGGGAGCGGTCGTGAAACCCTTCCTGCACTGGGAGCCAATTCACAAGCGCTCCGGCGACAATCTCTTCTGGGAACTTGTCGAGAATCTCGGGTTTAGCTATAACAAATCCGACAACTTTGACGCTCCGTCAACAACCGCCGTGGATCTGGCCGGCAATGTGCTGCCCAAGCCTGTGGGCGATGGCAAGGACTATGGCGTCCAGTTTTCGCTTTTCAAGGGCAAGCTCTACGCCCGCCTTAACTGGTATGAGGCCACCAATAATAATGCGATCATGGAGAACGCAAGCATGACGCTGGAGCGCCTCTGGTGGCATATAGACTCCACCGCCTACCGGAGCTGGCTGTCGAACATTTACATGCTCAACAACGGAGTGGACCCCCTGGCCGATTCCGAATGGAAAACCAAGGCGGCCACCTATTGCGAGGTGTCGGACACTGCGATTCCCGCTAATGTGCAGGCGATGCAGGCCTGGGTGGTCCAGCAATGGGGCTTGGGCGATTGGGATTATTATAGAAATCTTGGCGGCGTGATTCGCGGCACCAGCTCGACCAAGGCCAAGGGCGTTGAGTTGACCGTCAATTACAATCCCCTGCTCAATTGGACCATCAAAGTGACCGCCTCCAAAAACAAGACCACCTATGGCAATGTCATGCCGGAATATGACGCGTGGATTGCGGTGCGCAAACCCCAGTGGGACAGCGCCAATGCCGCGGATTTACTGGTTCCCGGTGTAAGGGAAAAATATGCCGGCGGGGAAGTCATCGGCGCTGACGGCAGCCGAATCAGGCTTACGAGTTTCTGGGACAGCTACGGCTATTATGACACCAATGCCAACGGCGAAAAAGGCGGCACCACTATCACTGCGACCAATACCAGCGGCTGGACCAGCAGCGAAGGCTACTATAATACAGTGATGGTCCCATACGCCCTCATGTCGAAATCCCTTGAGGGCCAGATTGCCCCCGGACAACGCGAGTATAGTGCCACCGTGGTGACTAATTACGCGTTTGATCGCGGGGCGTTGAAGGGCTGGTCCATCGGCGGCGCCCAGCGCTATGCGAGCAAGACCATTATTGGCTATTATGGCAAGGCCAGCGGAGCCAACACGATACCCGACCCGGATGACCCGACAAAGCAAAAGGAGCTTCTTGACATGGTGGATGTCGGCCGCCCCGTCTATGACGATCCCGTTTGGTATACGGACATCTGGATTGCCTATACCTGCAAGATCTTCAGCGACAAGGTGCGCATGAAATTGCAACTCAATGTGGCGGACGTCTTCCAGGACGGCGAACTGAAGCCGGTCGCGGTAAACTACGATGGAAAACCCTACGCCTATCGCATTGTCGATCCACGCACGTTTATTCTTACCGCCACGTTTGATTTTTGA
- the hprK gene encoding HPr(Ser) kinase/phosphatase, which produces MPKALQGITVAHFFETYRAKLKLELVTGADGLHRIIREGSINRPSLALTGFFKYFAQRRIQVLGAAEMTFLKTLSDERQREIITGMADRQIPCLVLTRNFIPTPAMLAVAKERRLAIFRTPKITMHFINLATLYIDNEFAPSVSEHATTLDIRGIGVMLRGGSGVGKSECALALIERGHSLVADDLTVIKLLDERELVASSRALNRGYMECRGIGIINVTEMFGIRCIRVEKRIDMVISMYEWTPDVIEERTGLEENFYEILGIKVPHIILYVRPGRDMARLVEVAALTQALKKIGHDPAKEFNDRLIAFMSEQAAEPERTIRLSSSRPPLDPNESTDLVDDEEEEFRGE; this is translated from the coding sequence ATGCCCAAGGCACTCCAAGGCATCACCGTCGCGCACTTTTTCGAAACCTACCGCGCCAAGCTCAAGCTCGAGCTCGTCACCGGCGCCGACGGGCTCCACCGCATCATCCGCGAAGGCAGCATCAACCGCCCCTCGCTCGCGCTCACCGGGTTCTTCAAATACTTCGCGCAACGCCGCATCCAGGTGCTCGGCGCCGCCGAGATGACGTTTCTCAAAACCCTCTCCGACGAACGCCAGCGCGAGATCATCACCGGCATGGCCGACCGCCAGATCCCCTGCCTGGTCCTCACCCGCAATTTCATCCCCACTCCCGCCATGCTCGCCGTGGCCAAGGAACGGCGCCTCGCGATTTTCCGCACCCCGAAAATCACGATGCACTTCATCAACCTCGCCACGCTCTACATCGACAACGAGTTCGCCCCCTCCGTCTCCGAGCACGCCACCACCCTCGACATCCGCGGCATCGGCGTGATGCTCCGCGGCGGCTCCGGCGTCGGCAAGAGCGAATGCGCCCTCGCCCTCATCGAGCGCGGCCATTCCCTCGTGGCCGACGACCTCACCGTCATCAAGCTCCTCGACGAGCGCGAACTCGTCGCCTCCTCCCGCGCGCTGAACCGCGGCTACATGGAATGCCGCGGCATCGGCATCATCAACGTCACCGAGATGTTCGGCATCCGCTGCATCCGCGTCGAGAAACGCATCGACATGGTCATCTCCATGTATGAATGGACGCCCGACGTCATCGAGGAGCGCACCGGCCTCGAGGAAAATTTCTACGAGATCCTCGGCATCAAGGTTCCGCATATCATTCTCTACGTGCGCCCCGGCCGCGACATGGCGCGCCTCGTCGAGGTCGCCGCGCTCACGCAGGCCCTGAAAAAGATCGGCCACGATCCCGCCAAGGAATTCAACGACCGCCTCATCGCCTTCATGAGCGAGCAGGCCGCCGAGCCCGAGCGCACCATCCGCCTGAGTTCATCGCGCCCGCCGCTCGACCCGAACGAATCCACCGACCTCGTGGACGACGAGGAGGAGGAATTCCGCGGCGAATGA